The Pseudomonas sp. R4-35-07 nucleotide sequence TAGCCGGCTGACACTCCGCCATCGGGGGCAAGCCCCCTCCCACATTTCAGAGACTGAAATCACCCTCCGAAACAAGCTCGCTCAGCGGCTTGCGCGGGCTCGGCGCCTCACGCCCTTGCAGGTACTCCGGCAGGCTCGATTTATCCCCCAGCTTGCCGATGGCCACGGCGGCATGCAGTGCATACCCTTCTGGAATCTTCAGCTCTTTGCGGGTCAGCTCCTGATCGAAGCCGGCCATGCCGTGGGTGTGCCAGCCGCTCAGGCTGGCTTGCAGGGCCAGGTGACCCCAGGCGGCACCGGTGTCGAAGGTGTGCCACAAGGCCGGGGTTTCTTCCTTGGCACCGGGAGCGATGAAGTCGGTTTTCGAGGCGATGATCACCAGCGCCGACGCATGCTGCGCCCAGCCCTGGTTGAATTCATTGAGCAGGCCCAGGAAACGCTGCCAATCCGGCGTGTCACGACGGGCATAGAGAAAACGCCATGGCTGCGAGTTGTACGCCGAAGGGGCCCAACGCGCCGCCTCGAAGAAGCTCAGCAGGGTTTCCTGGGGAATGCTCTCGCCGGTAAAGGCGCGCGGCGACCAGCGGTCGATAAACTGGGGGTGGATCGGGTAGTCGGCAACACGGGTCATAAGCAGTTCCTGATCGTCGATTCGGCGCTCAAAACTACTGCGCCGCTACTAGACTGACAAGTGTTGTTACACCGCCAGTCGACAGCGCTTGGCCCCAGGGGGCTTGGGCACTAGACTGGCGGCCTTTTCACCTACCGATACTGATGCAGAGCCATGGCCGCCAAAGTCGAACCTTTCTGGATACGCAAAACCCTCGAACACCTCGACCAGGAGGAATGGGAGTCGTTGTGCGACGGCTGTGGCCTGTGCTGCCTGCAAAAGCTTGAGGATGAAGACGACAACAGCGTCTATTACACCCGCATCGCCTGCAAACTGCTGGACCTGAAAACCTGCCAGTGCACCGACTATCCCAACCGTCGCGCGTCGGTGCCCGACTGCATCCAGCTCACACCCGGCCAGGCCGACCAGTTCAAATGGCTGCCGCCCACCTGCGGCTATCGCCTGGTCAGCGAGCGCAAGGATTTGCCGCTGTGGCACCACCTGGTCTGCGGCGACCGCGACGCCGTGCACCAGGAACGCATTTCCCAGTCCGGGCGCATGCTCAGCGAAGGCAGCGTGCCAGAGGACGACTGGGAGGATTACCTGATCTTCCGCGCAGGTTGAACGAGGAATGTGTATGAGGGTGGGATTCAAGCTGGCGACCTCTGCGCTGTTGCTGGCGCTGAGCATGCCGGCGTGGTGCGCGAAGAAAGTCGACCTGGATTACCACGTCAAACTCCTGCCCCAGAGCGATCAGGCCGAGGTGCGCGTGAGCCTGTCCCAGGGTTCCGCCGTGCGCAGCCTGGATTTTGACCTGGGCCAGGACGGTGACTACAGCGACTTCAAGGCCGATGGGCAATGGAAAGTCACTGGTCATCGCGGTCATTGGCAACCCGGCGCCGACAAGGCCAGCCTGACCTACCGCGTACGCCTCACCCACGCGCGCAAGCCGGGCAGCTATGAAACGCGGATGACGCCAGGCTGGGCGCTGTTTCGTGGCGATGACCTGGTGCCCGCCGCACGGCTGGACCAGCAGGACGGGGTGGAGTTGGTCGCGCGGCTGATGTTCGAACTGCCGCCGGGTTGGAAAAGCGTCGAGACCGCTTGGCCGCGTATCGGCAAGAACCGGTTCCGCATCGACAACGTATCCCGCCTGTTCGACCGCCCCACCGGCTGGATGCTCGCCGGTAACCTGGGCAGCCGCCGCATGCGCCTGGGGGAAACCGAGGTCACCGTGACCTCGCCCAAGGGCCAGGGCATGCGGCGTATGGATGTGCTGACGCTGCTGACTTTCGTGTGGCCGCAGGTGGAAGCCGCGTTCCCGCGCCACCCGGCCAAATTGCTGGTGGTGGGCGCCAGCGATCCGATGCGCCGTGGCGCAGTTTCGGCGCATGATTCGATCTACCTCAATAGCCGCACCCCGCTGGTCAGCGAAGACGGCAGCAGCCCGTTGATCCGCGAAGTGGTGCAGGCCATCGCCCGCTTCAATGACCACGACAGCAGTGACTGGATCAGCGAAGGCCTGGCCGGCTACTACGCCATTGAACTGGTACGCCGCGCCGGGGGCATCACCGATGAGCGGTATCAAGCGATACAGGCGCGCTTGGCGAAGGAGGGCAAGGACGTGACGCGCCTGCGTGGTGAGCATGTCAGCGGCGCGACGGTGTCACGGGCCGTGGTGGTGTTGCAGGAGCTGGACCGAGAGATCCGCGTGAAAACCCATAACAAGCGCTCGCTGGATGATCTGGCACAGGCGGTGATGCGGGCCGGTAGCATTACGACACCGGAGTTCGTGCAGTTGGCCGAGCGCATCATTGGTGAGTCGTCGGTGGTACTCGACAGCAAGTTATTACGCTGAGCCACAGCCCTGCACAAAGCAAAATGTGGGAGGGGGCTTGCCCCCGATAGCGGTGGTTCAGTCATTGGATGCGGTGACTGACACTCTGCTATCGGGAGCAAGCCCCCTCCCACATTTGAATCTCCAGCAGATCTATAGCCGGGATCAGCCAGTGGTTTTAACGGCCTTTTCAGCCGCCACTTCAGCCTTGGTTTTCAAGTTCTGCAGCTCCGCGCCAGCGCGCTCGATCTTCGTGCGTACGCTGTTCATTTCCTGGCGGCCTTGCTCCAGCTTGTCCTTGAGCGAACTGTGCCCGGTGAAACCCCGAGCCAGCGCCACGCCACCAATCGCCACCTGGATCAGCCCGAAGAGCCCGCCACGGCGCAGGCCTTTGCCTACCATCATCACGCCACCGGCCACTGAGCCGATGCGCTCCCAGCCGTGCACGTTCTGTGTACGCGGGGCTTCAGGCTGCTGATGTTCGATGAAAGGTCGCAGGGTTTTGCTGTCGCTCATGGTCTGTCTCCTACAAAGGCAAGTGTAAGTAGCTGACTGTTCTCGAGGGCCGGATGTTCCCGATATTTCAGTACTTGGGGCCCGAGCGGGTGTTGTTGCCCTTGGCCAGGCGGTCGTAGAGCACCACGTTGACGGTGGCGGCAAGGTTCATGCAGCCGGTGGTCGGAATATAGACGACGTCTTCGCACCAGTCGCGAATGTCTTTATCCAGCGAGCCGTCTTCCGGGCCGAAGATATACAGCGCGCGGTCTGGGTGGGTGTATTCGGGCAGCGGGCGGGCGCCTTCCACCAGTTCCACGGCGACGGGGATACAGCCCAGGGGCAGGATCTTCTTCAGGTCATCGATGCCGATCAGCGGAATGTCGTGGTGAACCTTCTTGGTGTCGGTGATGAAGTCCCGCGCGCGCTCGTAACGCACGCCGGTATAGAACACCGAAGCCACGCCGTAGCAGCCGGCGGCGCGCATCACCGAGCCGACGTTTTCAGGGGATTTGGGGTTGTACAGACCGATGCAGCTGTAGCGTTTATTGCCCACGGGGGTGCCTTTAAAAAGGCAGCATTATAGCGGCAAGCTGCAAGCTGCAAGTAAAAGCAGGCGGCTTTTTCTTGCAGCTTGCAGCTTGTAGCTTTCAACTGCCTTTCTTCATCAACCCCGCCAACGCCGCAAACGGGTTGTGCGTGGCCTTGGCAATCGTCGGGCTGCTGGTGGAGCCTTCGCCGAAGTACTGCTGGTCGGTATAGCGCGAATGCTCGTTGTCGTGGCAGTACAGGCAGAGCAATTCCCAGTTGGAGCCGTCCTGGGGGTTGTCGTCATGATTGTGGTTGCGGTGGTGCACGGTCAGTTCACTCAGGCGCTTGCCGGCAAACTCACGGGCGCAGCGGCCGCACACGTGGGGGTACATTTTCAGGGCTTTGTCGCGGTAGCCCATTTCCCGGTCGCGCTGGGCGTCGGCGAGGATGCGGTCCAGCTTGGCGGTATGGGAGGGCGGATTGGTCGAGCTCATCATGGCTCCTGGCTATTGGGTGGTCACGGACAGGTTGATTCTAGCTAATCACAGCGCAATTAGCCCTTGAGCTTTTCCGCAATCCAGATGGTATGCCGCGTGCCCTTGTTGCCGTGGGCAAACACCTGCACTTCCTCGGCCTTGAAACCGGCCTTGCGCAGTTTGTCGCTGAACAGTTTGTCGGCGCTGGCTGACCACACCGCCAGCACGCCCTTGGGGCGCAGCGCCTTGGCGCAGGCGGCCAGGCCGCCGGCAGAATACAGCCAGCTGTTGGCCTTCTGCGTGAGGCCTTCAGGGCCATTATCGACGTCGAGCATGATCGCATCAAAGCCCTGGGGCTCGGCCTGCAACACCTTGGCCACGTCTTCCAGGCGGATTACCGTGCGCGGGTCAAGCAAAGGGCGGCCGGACTTTTCGCCCAGCGGCCCACGGTTCCACTCCACCACCCCCGGCACCAATTCCGCCACCACCACTTCGGCGCTCTTGCCCAAGTGCTTGAGCGCCGAGGCGAGGGTGAACCCCATGCCCAGGCCGCCGATCAGCACCCGTGAGCCGGGACGCCCGGCGACCTTGCGGCACGGAATTTCCGCCAGGGCGTCTTCGGAGCCGTGCATGCGCGTGTTCATCAACTGGCCACCGTCACCGCCCTGGATCTTGATGACAAAATCCTCGCCGTATTCGAACAGGCACAAGGCACCGCCGTTGTCGGGGATCGGAGTGGTGTCCAGCAGAACGAAACGTTTCATGGAAATCTCATTGGGAAGGGCATTCTTGCGCGGTTGGGAGTAGCCTTACGACATTCCGGTCAGGCCATGGAGCCATCGATGAAGTGCAGCATTCTAACGGTCATTGTGCTTGGCGCGCTCACATTGGGTGCGGCGCAGGCGCAGGAGTCGCAAACCGTACCGGTCGCCCCCGCACCCACCCCCGGCGCGCCGGGCACGCCAACGCCCACGTTGTACCCGCAGGTCACGCCGCCCGTCGTGCCCAAGACCAACGGCTCGCCGCCCCTGGCACCCATCGTGCTGCCGGCGCCGCCCAAGGACCAGACCGTGCCGGGCCTGCAGCAGAACGACAGCAAGCCGAAGACGCCTGGCGGTTAAAACTGTTGCGCCAGTAATTGCCCGTCAGCCATGCGCAAACGCTTGGACAGGGCGATGGCAATCGCGCGGATGATCTTGGCCGCTACCCTGGGCGCTTCGTTGAGCATTTTCTCCAGGGCGTCCTTGCCCAGGTTCAGCAGCACACAGTCGGTGGCCGCCATGCAGCTGGCCGAGCGCCGTTCGCCGTCGAGTACCGCCATTTCGCCAAAGGCCCGGCCGCTGCGCAGGGTGGCAATGGTCAGGCGTTGGCCCGCGTGGTTGGTTTTCTGCACCGCCACCTGGCCGCTGTGGAGGATGCACATGAAGGTGCCGGCATCGCCCTCGAGGAAAATCACCTCATCCTGGGCAATGCTGCTGATATTGAAGTAGCCCGCGGCGATATGAAAATCTTCCGGTAGCAGCGGGTCGAACAGGCCGCAGTCCATCAGCATGTCGCGGATTTCTTGATTGAGCAGGGTGGGTTCTGACATAACTGCAATCTTGGTCCATCAATTCGGTAGGCGGTCCTGTGTTCAGACGGGACCGCCTTGCACTAAGTTCTTAAAACAGTGTTCTTAAAACAGTGTTCTTAAATCAGTTCCAGCGCCTTGAACACAAACGCGTATTCGAGCGCTACGTCACGTAATCCCTGGTAACGGCCACTCATGCCACCGTGACCGGCACCCAGCTCGGTCTTGAGCAGCAGCAGGTTGTTGTCGGTCTTGGTGTCGCGCAATTTGGCCACCCACTTGGCCGCTTCCCAGTACTGCACGCGGCTGTCGTTGTAACCGGCGATCACCAGCAGGTGCGGGTAGGCCTGGGCCCGCACGTTTTCGTAAGGCGCATACGCCTTGATGCGCGCATACACTTCGGGCTGCTGCGGGTTGCCCCATTCGTCGTATTCGGTGACGGTCAGCGGCAGGTCCGGGTCGAGCATGGTGTTGAGCACATCGACAAACGGCACTTCGGCGATCGCCGCCTGGAACAGTTCCGGGCGCTGGTTGAGCACGGCACCGATCAACAGGCCGCCGGCGCTGCCGCCGCTGATCGCCAGTTGCCTGGCGGTAGTCAGGCCCTGGGCGATGAGGTGTTCGGCGCAGGCGATGAAATCGCTGAACGTGTTCTGCTTGTGTTCCTGCTTGCCGTTGCGATACCAGGCTTCACCCAGTTCGCCGCCGCCGCGCACATGCGCGATGGCAAACGCCACGCCACGGTCGAGCAGGCTCAGGCGTGCGTGGGAGAACCACGGGTCGAGGCTTTGGCCGTAAGCGCCGTAGCCATACAGGTACAACGGCGTCGGCTTGCCGAGCTGGTCACGCTTGACCACCAGGCTGATCGGCACCTGGGTGCCGTCGGCGGACGTGGCCCACAGGCGCTGGCTGACGTAGTCGTCGGCATTG carries:
- a CDS encoding nitroreductase family protein, with product MTRVADYPIHPQFIDRWSPRAFTGESIPQETLLSFFEAARWAPSAYNSQPWRFLYARRDTPDWQRFLGLLNEFNQGWAQHASALVIIASKTDFIAPGAKEETPALWHTFDTGAAWGHLALQASLSGWHTHGMAGFDQELTRKELKIPEGYALHAAVAIGKLGDKSSLPEYLQGREAPSPRKPLSELVSEGDFSL
- a CDS encoding YcgN family cysteine cluster protein, whose amino-acid sequence is MAAKVEPFWIRKTLEHLDQEEWESLCDGCGLCCLQKLEDEDDNSVYYTRIACKLLDLKTCQCTDYPNRRASVPDCIQLTPGQADQFKWLPPTCGYRLVSERKDLPLWHHLVCGDRDAVHQERISQSGRMLSEGSVPEDDWEDYLIFRAG
- a CDS encoding DUF2892 domain-containing protein, with product MSDSKTLRPFIEHQQPEAPRTQNVHGWERIGSVAGGVMMVGKGLRRGGLFGLIQVAIGGVALARGFTGHSSLKDKLEQGRQEMNSVRTKIERAGAELQNLKTKAEVAAEKAVKTTG
- a CDS encoding RNA methyltransferase, which gives rise to MGNKRYSCIGLYNPKSPENVGSVMRAAGCYGVASVFYTGVRYERARDFITDTKKVHHDIPLIGIDDLKKILPLGCIPVAVELVEGARPLPEYTHPDRALYIFGPEDGSLDKDIRDWCEDVVYIPTTGCMNLAATVNVVLYDRLAKGNNTRSGPKY
- a CDS encoding YajD family HNH nuclease, encoding MSSTNPPSHTAKLDRILADAQRDREMGYRDKALKMYPHVCGRCAREFAGKRLSELTVHHRNHNHDDNPQDGSNWELLCLYCHDNEHSRYTDQQYFGEGSTSSPTIAKATHNPFAALAGLMKKGS
- a CDS encoding spermidine synthase, whose translation is MKRFVLLDTTPIPDNGGALCLFEYGEDFVIKIQGGDGGQLMNTRMHGSEDALAEIPCRKVAGRPGSRVLIGGLGMGFTLASALKHLGKSAEVVVAELVPGVVEWNRGPLGEKSGRPLLDPRTVIRLEDVAKVLQAEPQGFDAIMLDVDNGPEGLTQKANSWLYSAGGLAACAKALRPKGVLAVWSASADKLFSDKLRKAGFKAEEVQVFAHGNKGTRHTIWIAEKLKG
- a CDS encoding cyclic nucleotide-binding domain-containing protein; the protein is MSEPTLLNQEIRDMLMDCGLFDPLLPEDFHIAAGYFNISSIAQDEVIFLEGDAGTFMCILHSGQVAVQKTNHAGQRLTIATLRSGRAFGEMAVLDGERRSASCMAATDCVLLNLGKDALEKMLNEAPRVAAKIIRAIAIALSKRLRMADGQLLAQQF